The Streptomyces sp. HUAS MG91 sequence CGTGGTCGCGGCCAACGACGGCGTCATGCCGCAGACGGTCGAGGCGCTGAACCACGCCAAGGCCGCCGAGGTCCCGATCGTCGTCGCGGTCAACAAGATCGACGTCGAGGGTGCCGACCCGACCAAGGTGCGCGGTCAGCTGACCGAGTACGGCCTGGTGGCCGAGGAGTACGGCGGCGACACCATGTTCGTCGACATCTCCGCCAAGCAGGGTCTGAACATCGACTCCCTGCTCGAGGCCGTGGTCCTGACCGCGGACGCCTCGCTCGACCTGCGGGCCAACCCGGAGCAGGACGCGCAGGGCATCGCGATCGAGTCCCACCTCGACCGTGGCCGCGGTGCCGTCTCGACGGTCCTGGTCCAGCGCGGAACGCTGCGCATCGGCGACACGATGGTGGTCGGCGACGCGTACGGCCGCGTCCGGGCGATGCTCGACGACAACGGCAACAACGTCGAGGAAGCGGGTCCGTCGACCCCCGTCCTCGTGCTCGGTCTCACCAACGTCCCGGGTGCCGGCGACAACTTCCTGGTGGTCGACGAGGACCGTACGGCCCGTCAGATCGCCGAGAAGCGTGCCGCTCGCGAGCGCAACGCCAACTTCGCGCGCCGCGGCGTCCGGTTCTCCCTGGAGAACCTGGACGAGGCCCTCAAGGCCGGTCTGGTGCAGGAGCTCAACCTCATCATCAAGGGCGACGCGTCCGGTTCGGTGGAGGCTCTCGAGTCCTCGCTGCTCCAGCTCGACGTCGGCGACGAGGTCGACATCCGCGTCCTGCACCGCGGTGTGGGTGCGGTCACCGAGTCCGACATCAACCTGGCGACCGGCTCCGACGCCATCGTCATCGGCTTCAACGTCCGGGCAGCCGGCCGTGCGCAGCAGATGGCGGAGCGCGAGGGTGTCGACGTCCGGTACTACTCGGTGATCTACCAGGCCATCGAGGAGATCGAGGCGGCCCTCAAGGGCATGCTCAAGCCGGAGTACGAAGAGGTCGAGCTGGGCACGGCGGAGATCCGCGAGGTCTTCAAGTCGTCCAAGCTGGGCAACATCGCCGGTGTGCTCGTCCGGTCCGGAGAGGTCAAGCGCAACACCAAGGCGCGCCTGCTGCGCGATGGCAAGGTCATCGCGGAGAACCTCAACATCTCCGGTCTGCGTCGCTTCAAGGACGACGTCACCGAGATCCGCGAAGGGTTCGAGGGCGGTATCAACCTCGGCAACTTCAACGACATCAAGGTCGACGACGTCATCGCGACGTACGAGATGCGCGAGAAGCCGCGCGTCTGACAGCAGTGAGCGATCGGGGCCGGTCGGCGGGACTTATTTCCGTCGATCGGCCCCGGCCGTTGCGTGTACGGTTCCCGTAACGGTGTCCGGAACCGGCACCTTGACGAACCCGAACCGGCGGGACATCCGGAACACCTATGTACGTGGGGACTCTGTCCTTCGACCTGCTCCTCGGCGACGTGCACTCGCTGAAGGAAAAACGCTCCCTCGTCCGACCGATCGTGGCCGAACTCCAGCGCAAGTACGGAGTGAGCGCGGCGGAGACGGGGAATCAGGACCTCCACCGCAGGGCCGAGATCGGGCTCGCGGTGGTCTCCGGGGACACGGGACACCTCACCGATGTACTGGACCGCTGCGAACGGCTCGTCGCCGGGCGGCCAGAGGTGGAACTGCTCTCGGTTCGACGCAGGCTCCACAGCGACGAAGACTGAAGCCTGAAGCACCACACGAAGTAAGCACTTAAAAGGAGACGGACCAGTGGCCGACAACGCGCGCGCCAAGAGGCTGGCGGACCTCATCCGAGAGGTGGTGGCCCAGAAGCTGCAGCGCGGGATCAAGGACCCGCGGCTCGGCACCCACGTCACCATCACGGACACCCGCGTCACCGGCGACCTGCGGGAGGCGACCGTCTTCTACACGGTCTACGGGGACGACGAGCAGCGGGCCGAGGTGGCCGCCGGTCTGGAGAGCGCCAAGGGCATCCTGCGCTCCGCGGTCGGTTCGGCGGCCGGCGTGAAGTTCACACCGACCCTGACCTTCGTCGCGGACGCCCTGCCGGACAACGCCAAGACGATCGAGGACCTCCTCGACCGGGCGCGTTCCTCGGACGCCCAGGTGCGCGAGGCGTCCGCGGGCGCCACGTTCGCCGGGGACGCCGACCCGTACAAGAAGCCCGAGGACGACGACACGGACGCCGCCGACAAGGACGGCGACGCCTGAGCATGTCCGACCGCACCCCTCCGCCCGACGGCCTGGTCATCGTCGACAAGCCGTCGGGCTTCACCTCGCACGACGTCGTGGCCAAGATGCGCGGGATCGCCAGGACCCGCCGCGTCGGCCACGCGGGCACCCTCGACCCGATGGCGACGGGTGTCCTGGTGCTCGGAGTCGAGCGCGCCACCAAGCTCCTCGGCCATCTCGCGCTGACCGAGAAGGAGTACCTGGGCACCATCCGGCTCGGGCAGAACACGCTGACCGACGACGCGGAGGGCGAGATCACCTCGTCCACGGACGCCTCCGGGGTCCGCCGCGACGCCGTCGACGCGGGCATCGCCAAGCTGACCGGCGACATCATGCAGGTGCCGTCCAAGGTCAGCGCCATCAAGATCAACGGCGTACGTTCGTACAAGCGTGCGCGCGACGGCGAGGACTTCGAGATCCCGGCCCGGCCGGTGAAGATCTCCTCCTTCGCCGTGTACGACGTGCGGGACGCGGTCGCCGAGGACGGCACGCCGGTGCTCGACCTCGTGGTGTCCGTCGTCTGCTCGTCCGGTACGTACATCAGGGCGCTGGCCCGGGACCTGGGCGCGGACCTCGGCGTGGGCGGGCACCTGACCGCGCTGCGCCGCACCCGGGTGGGCCCGTACAAGCTGGACCGGGCGCGGACGCTCGACCAGTTGCAGGAGTCGTTCGCCGTGATGCCGGTCGCCGAGGCCGCCGCTGCCGCCTTCCCGCGCTGGGACGTCGACGCGCGCCGCGCCGGGCTGCTGCTGAACGGGGTACGGCTCGACGTGCCCGGCGAGTACGCGGGAGCCGGGCCGGTCGGGGTGTTCGACCCGGACGGCCGGTTCGTCGCGCTCGTCGAGGAGTCGAAGGGCAAGGCGAAGAGCCTCGCCGTCTTCGGCTGAGCCCGTCTCCGGGCGGGGCCGGATTTCGGTGGAGCGGCGGTTGCCAGGTCTCACGGGTGGCCGCCGCTCCACGTTCCCCCTCTCCAAGGTGTATCCGCCCGGACCGCCCGCTTCACCCCTTCGAGCAGGCGCTCGGAGTGAAGCGGGGGAGCGGAAGGGGGCGTGTTCGGACCGGGTCCTGTTCCGCTGATCACCGCGCGCCTACCGTCGGCGGAGACGGGCGTGGCGGGAGGTTGCGGGAATGGTGGATCCGCCGCTGGTACGGATCTGTGATCTGGCCGGGCGGCCGCGCGGGGCCGGGTTCGCGGCGGACGACCGGGGCACCGTCGTCACCAGTCATGAGGCGGTGGACGGGCTGGGCCGCCTGGTGCTGCACGCGCCGGACGGCTCGGGAACCTGTGTCGTGGGCCCGGAGGCGGTCGTGGAACTGCCGGAGGCCGATCTCGCGCTCGTCACGACCCGGGGACTCACGGTGCCGCCGGTGCCGGTGGCGGCCACGGGGGCGCCGGCGGCGGGAGCGTACGTCAGGATCCCGGCGGGCGGCTGGCGCGAGGCCCGGGTGCTCGGGCACACCGAGGTGACCTATCCGGCGAGCGGCCGGCTCCATGTGCTCGACGGCGCCCTGGAGCTCGCGGTCGGAACGGCCGGGGCCGACGCGCTGCTGCGCGGCGGCGGCGCCGCCGGCGGGCCCGTCGTCGACGCCGGGACCGGCGCGGTCGTCGCCGTGCTCGGGACGGCCCTGGAGGCCGGGCACCGGGCGGCCGGGTTCGCGGTGCCGCTGCGCGCGGCGGCCGCCGCCGATCCGGGCGGCCCGCTCGCCGACCTGCTCGCGCGCAACGCGGCGACGGTGCCCGCCTACGGCCCCGACCTCAATCTGGCGGGCGTGCTCCAGGTGGCCGCCGTCTCCGTGGGCAGCGACGGACCGGGACCGGGCGGTGGGCCCGAGCCGGTCGAACGGCCCGATGTGGTGCGGGAGTTGGCGGAGTTCGAGCACGGCGACGCGGCCGTCGTCGCGCTGGTCGGTGACCCGGGGAGCGGGCGCACGACGGAGCTCGCGGCCTTCGCCGCGCGGCGGACCGGCGCGCCCACGGTGTGGCTGCGCGGCGCCGATCTGCGCGGGGACGACGCCGGTGTGGCGGACGCGGCACGGCGGGCCCTGGAGCGGGCCGGGCGGATCGTCGGCGCGGCCCGCGAGGACAACGCCCCGGGCGAGCTCTCGCCGGAGCGCGTCGCCGCCGTGGCCCGCGCCGCGGGACGGCCCCTGGTGCTGCTGCTCGACGGGCCCGAGGAGATGCCGCCCGTGCTCGCCCACCGGCTCGCCGCCTGGTCGCACGGGACCGAGCGGTGGCTCACCCGGTGCGGGGTGCGGCTCGTCGTGGCGTGCCGCGGGGAGTACTGGGAGCAGGCCGGGGCGCTGTTCGGGGCCGCGGCCGGGTCGTTGCCGGGGTGCGTGCCGCTGGGCGATCTGACGGGGGAGGGGGCGCGGCTCGCGCGGGAGCGGTACGGGATTCCCCCGGGCGCCCTGGCGGACCGCGACGCCGGGCATCCGCTCGCTCTGCGGCTGCTCGGGGAGGTGCGTGCCGCCGTGCCGGAGGGCGGCCCGGCCGGATGCCCCGACCGCGACGAGGTCTTCTCGGCGTACCTGGACCTGATGTGCCTGCGCGTGGCGGTACGGCTCGCGGCGCCCGCCGGGGTGCGGGGCAGCGGGGTGCGGCGGCTGGCGGCGCGGGTGTCGGGGCGGCTGCACGAGGCGGCGCGGCGCGGGCTGGGGCCCGGGCAGGGGGACCTGGACCGGGAGGCGTTCGAGGAGCTGTTCCCGTGGGGAGCGCTGCACGGTGTCGCGGGGTGGGCCTCCGCCGTGCTGGCGGAAGGGGTGCTGGTGCCCGCCGGGGCCGGGTACCGGTTCGCGCACGAGGAGGTCGCCGACTGGATCCAGGGCATGCACCTGGACCTCGACGCGGCCCTCGCGGCGCTGGTGTTCCGGCGGCCGGGCGGCGGGTCCGTGCCGGTGCCGAGGCATCGGGCGGGGCCGGTGGTGCGGGCGCTGCTGCTCGTCGGGCGGGAGCGCGGGGCCGGTGAACTGGGTTCGAGGCTCGAAGAGCTGGCCCGCTGGGTCGGGCGGGGGGATGCCCCGGAGGGGCGGGGCGAAGCGTGCTGGTGGGCCGCGCATCTGCTCAGCGGGGTGCTGCTGCGGGTTCCCGACGCCGGTGTCCATCTCCCCGTACTGGAGGAGCTGGCGGAGCGTGGGGTGTTCGGGCCCGGGTTCTGGCGGGCGCTGCCCGTCGCCGACGAGGTGCGGTTCGATCTGTTGCGGCGGCTCGTCGTGCACGATCCGGGGCCCGGTGCGGGTGACCGGTATCTCGATGTCGTCGCCGAGCGGCTCGGTGCCGAACCGGCGCGGGTGCAGCGGCAGTTGACCCGCTGGTTCGACGACGAGCGGGTGCTGCCCGCTCTGCCGGATGCCACCGTCGCGACCGCCGCGCAGGCTCTGCTGCACACGCATCGGCACCGGGCCGTCGACGAACTCACCGACGCTCTGGTGGATCGCGGGCATCCGCGCGCCGACGAACTGCTCGCCGTGCTCGCCGACGAGGAGGCGTCCGCCGTGTGCCGGGCCGTTGATCGGTGGGCGCGTGATGAGCGGGGTGCTCGGCGGGTGGCGGCGGCCTTTTACGGGGTGCGGGTCGCGGGGCGGGTGACCGTCGAGGCCGATCGTTGTCTGCTGCGGCGTGCCGCCCTCGCGCTGTTGGCCCGGCCGGCCGACGGCGCGCTGCACGGTGCCGCGCTTGCGCTCCTTCTGGGTGAGCCCGGTCGTCCTCCACCTGCGGCCCGGCGGGGCTTCTCGCGCAGTTCCCCGCGCCCCTGAGATGCGCACTGCGTGCGCCATCTCATCAAGAGAGGCGCGGCGGAGCCGCAGCCTCAGGGGGAGGCTGCGCGCAGCGCATGCCTCAGGGGCGCGGGGAACTGCGCGACCAGCCCCCGCCGGGCCGCAGACGAGAGACAACCTAGGGGCCACCGGGCCGCAGGTGGTCAGCGCAAGTCGGGGTGGCGGCCCACCGGGGAGGCCAGGAGGTACAGCGCGGGGAGGATCGCCGCCGCGCACACCGTCCACAGCGCCGCATGCGTCCCCACGAACGTGGCCAGCAGCCCTGCGGCCAGCGCCCCGAGCGGCATCGCCCCCCAGGAGACGAACCGCACCGTGGCCATCACCCGCGACAGCAGCTCCGGCGGCGACTGGGTCTGGCGATAGGTGCGGGTGGTGATCGAGCCGATGACGGTGCCGAAGGCGAACCCGGCGTTGCCCAGGGCGAACCAGTACGCGTCCCCCGCCGACGTGGTCAACGGCGCGAGCAGCAGCAGCGCGCCGCCCACCAGATCGGCCGCGATGATCCCGCGCGCGGTGCCCAGGCGCCGGGTGACGCGGACCGCGACGGAGGCCCCGACGAGCGCCCCGACCCCGTCCGCGGCGAGCACCAGCCCGAGCTGTACGGAGTTCAGACCGGCCTCGCGGACCAGATAGAGCGGGGTGAGGGCGACCAGGGCCGCGTTCAGGAAGTTGGCGGCCGTCGCCCAGACGGTGCAGGGCAGCATGACCGGGTGCCGGGTCACGTACCGCCAGCCCTCGCGCATCAGCCGCAGCGCGCTCTCCCCGGTACGGGCGGCGGGACGGCGTTCGGGCAGGGTGCGCAGCAGCACGGCCGAGGCCAGATGGCTGGCCGCGTCCACGGCCAGCGCGCCGACCGGACTGGCCGCGCTCACCAGCACCCCGCCGAGCGAGGGCCCGCCGGTGTCGGTGACGGCGTGCGTCCCGGAGACCACGCTGTTGCGGGCAGCGAGCTGCCGGGCCGGTACGACGGCCGGCAGGAACGTCGAGTTGCCGATGTCGAACAGGACCGTCGCCGCGCCCGTGACCAGCGCCGCGGCCAGCAGATGCGCGTACGTCAGCGCGCCGAGCCACCAGGCGAGCGGCAGTGAGCCGAGCGCGGCGAACCGGACGAGGTCGAGCCCGACCTGGAGCCGGCGCAGCGGCACCCGTTGGGCGACGACCCCGGCGGGCAGGCTGAGCAGCAGCCAGGACACCTGCCCCGCGGCGGCGAGCAGGGCGGACTCGAAGGCCGTGGCGTCCAGCACGGTCAGGGCGATCAGCGGCAGGGCGAGCGCGGTGACGGCGGTGCCCGCGTCGCTGATCGTGGCGGCCGCCCAGTACCGCCAGAAGACGCCCGGTGGCGCGTCGGCGTTCTCGGCGCGGCTTCGTTCGAGGTCCGGGACCGTCTGCGTCTCGGTCATGTGTGGGCACGCCCCCCCATGGGTCTCTTTTGGGAACTCACTGGATTCGAGTAAGTTCCTATCTGAAACTGACCTGATGGCGCAAGATGGTCGCGACGACGGAACGCCACAGGAGAGAGGCGGCAACCCATGGTCAGGACGGTGCCCGAACGGGACGCCGCCTGTGCGATCGCGCAGGCCGCGTCCGTGGTCGGCGACTGGTGGAGCCTGCTCCTGATCCGCGAGACGGCGCGCGGCCACCACCGCTTCGACGCGCTCCAGGAAGAGCTGGGCATCTCCCGCAAGGTCCTCACCGAACGCCTTGCGCAACTGGTGGACGCCGAGATCCTGGAGAAGGTCCCGTACCAGACCGGCCCCGTCCGCCACGAGTACCGGCTCACCCCGAGCGGCCGGGGGCTGCTGCCCGTCCTGCTGTCCATGCAGGACTGGGCGGACCGCTGGGTCTTCGGCGACGGCTCGCTCAGCGGCACCGCCGACGAGGAGAGCGAGCAGGCACGGCGGATGGCGGACCTCACCGGTGAGCGGCTGCCACGCCTCGAACTGCCCGGACACCGCGACGGCGCCCCCCTCGACCCGGTCTCCGGGGCGGCGGCCACCGTCCTGTTCTGCTACCCGGCGACCGGCCGCCCGAGCCCGCTGCCGGAGGGCTGGGGCGACATCCCCGGCACCGTCGGCTGCACGCTGGAGAATCGGCTGTTCCGGGACGCGTACGACGACTTCCGGGCGGCGGGCGCCGAGGTGCGCGGCGTGAGCACCCAGCGCCCGGACGAACAGCGCGTGTTCGCCGTCGAGGAGGGCATCCCCTTCGACCTGCTCTCCGACGTCGACCTGCGCCTCGCCGCCGCGCTGCGACTGCCCGTGTTCCGCGCCGGTCAGGCGCTGCGCCTCAAGCGGGCCGTCCTCGTCGTGGACCGGGACCGGACGGTCCGGCACGTGCGCTTCCCGGTGACCGACATCCCGGAAGCCGTGCGCGAGGCACTGGGCGTGGTGCGCGCACTGGCCGCGTGACCTGCACCGGGTGGGCCGGGGAGAGGCGCGGACCCTCGGCATGGCACTCTTAGACCTGCGTGTTCGGTAATGAGTTATGGGTTACGTCGATACGCAGACAGAGAGATGAACCGTCGTACACAGGTTTGCGAGGAGCAATCACCGTGCAGCGCTGGCGTGGCTTGGAGGACATCCCCCAGGACTGGGGGCGCAGCGTCGTCACCATCGGCTCCTACGACGGCGTGCACCGCGGACACCAGCTGATCATCGGCCGCGCCGTGGAGCGCGCCCGTGAGCTGGGCGTCCCCGCGGTCGTCGTCACCTTCGACCCGCACCCCAGCGAGGTCGTGCGGCCCGGCTCGCACCCGCCGCTGCTCGCGCCGCACCACCGGCGCGCCGAGCTGATGGCCGCGCTCGGCGTCGACGCGGTGCTGATCCTGCCGTTCACCACCGAGTTCTCGAAGCTGTCGCCGGCCGACTTCGTGGCGAAGGTGCTCGTCGACAAGCTGCACGCGCGGCTGGTCGTCGAGGGCCCCAACTTCCGGTTCGGGCACAAGGCCGCGGGCAATGTGGAGTTCCTCGCCGAGCAGGGCGCCACGTACGACTTCGAGGTCGAGGTCATCGACCTGAAGGTCAGCGGGAACGCGGGCGGCGGCGCCCCCTTCTCCTCCACGCTCACCCGCACCCTCGTCGCCGAGGGCGACGTGGAGGGCGCCGCCGAGATCCTCGGGCGGCCGCACCGTGTCGAGGGCGTCGTCGTGCGTGGCGCGCAGCGCGGCCGCGAGCTGGGCTTCCCGACCGCCAACGTCGAGACGCTGCCGCACACCGCGATCCCCGCCGACGGCGTCTACGCGGGCTGGCTGCACGTGAACGGCGAGGCGATGCCCGCCGCGATCTCCGTCGGCACCAACCCCCAGTTCGACGGCACCGAGCGGACCGTCGAGGCCTACGCCATCGACCGGGTCGGGCTCGACCTGTACGGGCTGCACGTCGCCGTGGACTTCCTCGCCTTCGTGCGCGGCATGTCGAAGTTCGACTCGCTGGAGCAGCTGGTCGAGGCCATCGCGAACGACGTGAAGCGGTCCCGGGAACTCATCGAGGCGTGCGAGGCGTGATCCGCGGCCGGGAGTGACGCAGGTCACTCCCGGTCCTGTCACATCCCCGTGAGCGGCTCCGTCATAGGTGTGTCAGCACGTACGGCACACGAAGGAGCCCACCATGGAACCCCGCCTCGACCTCTCCGCCAACCCGGCCCTCGGCAAGGCGCTCAAGCACATCGTCGCGGCCGCCAGGGCCGTCGAGAACGCCGGGGTGCCGGCCGCCACGCACCAGCTCATGCTGATCCGCGCCAGCCAGATCAACGGCTGCGCCGGCTGTCTCGACATGCACACCAAGGACGCCGCCGCGGCCGGTGAGACCTCGGTCCGGATCAACCTCGTCGCGGGCTGGCGCGAGGCCAAGGTCTTCACCGAGGCCGAGAAGGCCGCCCTCGCCCTGACCGAGGCGGGCACCCGGATCGCCGACGGCGCGGGCGTCTCGGACGAGGTGTGGGCCGACGCCGCCAAGCACTACGACGAGGACCAGCTCGGCGCGCTCGTCGCGACGATCGCCGTGATCAACACCTTCAACAGGATCAACGTGATGACCCAGCAGCCCGCCGGCGACTACGAGCCCGGCATGTACGGCTGAGACATCCGCCGACGGGCCCGGCCCCACCGGACCGGGCCCGACCCGGCGTCACTCCGCCGCGACCCTGGCCGCCGCCCAGTGACACGCCACCTGCGACGCGCCGCCGCCGGACAGCACCGGCAGGTCCTCGGTGCGGCACTTGTCCGCGACCCCGGCGCGCTCCGCCTCGCCGCCCGCCAGGATCTGGCAGCGCGCGTGGAAGCGGCAGCCACCCGGGATCCGGGACGGGTCCGGCGCCTCGCCCGTCAGCACCACCGGCTCGCCCGGCGCCTCCGGCAGCACCGACAACAGCGCCTGGGTGTACGGGTGCTGAGGCGACGTCAGTACGTCCTCGACGCGGCCCGTCTCGACGATCCGGCCGAGATACATCACCGCGACCCGGTCCGCGATGTTCCAGGCCAGACCCAGGTCGTGCGTGACGACCAGCGCCGAGAGGCCCAGCTCCTCGCGGAGTTTGAGGATCAGCGCCAGGATCTCGCCGCGCACCGACGCGTCCAGGGACGCCACCGGCTCGTCCGCGACGATCAGTTCGGGCTCCAGGACCAGCGCGCCCGCGATCACCACCCGCTGGCGCTGACCACCCGACAGCTCGTGCGGATAGCGGAGGAAGAACCGCTCCGGCGGGCGCAGCCCCGCCCGCGACAGCGCGTCCGCCACCGCCGCGCGCTCGTCGCCCGCGTACCCGTGGATCCGCAGGCCCTCCGCCACGGCCTCGTACACCGTGTGCCGCGGGTTGAGCGAGCCGCTGGGGTCCTGGAGGACCAGCTGGACGCGCTTGCGGTACGCCTTCAGCGCGCGCGAGGCGTAGTCCAGCGGTTCGCCCGCGAACGTGACCCGGCCCGACGTCGGCCTCTCCAGGCCGAGGAGCGTGCGCGCCAGGCTCGTCTTGCCGCAGCCCGACTCGCCGACGAGGGCGACGATCTCGCCCGGCGCGATGTCCAGGTCGACACCGTCCACCGCCCGCGCCGCGGGGGCGCCGCGCCGGCCGGGGAACGTCACCTGGAGCCGGTCGGCACTCAACAGAGACTCGGTCATGCGGTCTTGCTCCCTGCTTCGACACCCTGTGCGGGCGAGTCGCCCGACTCCACGTGCACGCATGCCGCGCGCCGCCCTGGACCCGCCTCCCGCAGCACCTGGTCCTCGCTCGCGCACACGTCGAGCGCGACCGGGCAGCGCGGATGGAACGTGCAGCCGGACGGCAGCGCCGCCGGGTCCGGCGGGTCGCCCGGCAGGCCGCGCGGCGCGAACCGCGACGCCGGGTCGCCGATCGTCGGGAACGCCGCCGACAGCGCCCGGCCGTAGGGGTGCACCGCGTTCTCGTAGACCTCGCCCGCCGGGCCCTCCTCGACGACGCGGCCCGCGTACATCACGGCGAGCCGGTCGCAGGTGTCGGAGAGGACCGCCAGGTCGTGGCTGATCATGATGAGGCCGAGGTCCTGCTCCGCCACCAACTGCTCGATCAGGCGCAGGATCTGGGCCTGGATCATCACGTCGAGCGCGGTCGTCGGCTCGTCGGCGATGATCAGTTCCGGGTCGCAGGCGAGCGCCATCGCGATCATCACGCGCTGGCGCTGGCCGCCGGACAGCTCGTGCGGATAGGCCGCCGCGCGCGCCGCGGGCAGCCCCACGTGCTCCAGGAGTTCGGCGACCTTCTTCTTCGCCTCGTCCGGCGTGGTCTTCCGGTGCAGCAGGATGGGCTCGGCGATCTGGTCGCCGATGCGGTGCACGGCGTTCAGCGAGTGCATCGCGCCCTGGAACACGATCGACGCCCCGGCCCAGCGGACGGCGCGCAGCCGGCCCCACTTCATGGCGAGGACGTCCTCGCCGTTCAGCAGGATCTCGCCGGTGACCTTCGCGCTCGCGGGCAGCAGCCGCAGCAGGGCCAGCGCCAGCGTCGATTTGCCGCAGCCCGACTCGCCCGCGATGCCGAGCTTCTGCCCGGCCTCCAGGGAGAGGTCCACCCCGCGCACGGCCCGGCCCCCGCCCGCGTACGTCACGTGGAGGTCGCGTACCTCGAGCAGCGTCATGAGCGCACCCCCAGCTTCGGGTTGAGGACGGATTCGACCGCGCGGCCGCACAGCGTGAAGGAGAGCGCCACGACGGCGATCGCGATACCGGGCGGCGCCAGGTACCACCAGTCGCCCGCGCTGACCGCGCCCGCCTCGCGGGCGTCCTGGAGCATGCCGCCCCAGGAGGTGATCGTCGGGTCGGACAGGCCGAGGAAGGCGAGCGTCGCCTCGGTCAGGATCGCCGAGGAGATGATCATCGTGGTCTGGGCGAGGACCAGCGGCATCACGTTCGGCAGCACGTGCCGCAGCATGATGTGCCCGTGGCCGCCGCCCAGCGCCCGCGCCCGCTCGATGTACGGGCGCGACTCGACCGCGAGGGTCTGGGCGCGCACGAGCCGGGCCGTGGTCGGCCACGTCGTCACCCCGATCGCGATGATGACGGTCCACATCGAGCGGTCCATCACCGTCGCCAGCGCGATCGCGAGGACCAGCGTCGGCATCACCAGGAACCAGTCGGTGACCCGCATCAGGACCGTGGAGTACCAGCCGTGGAAGTGCCCGGCGACGATCCCGACGACCGTGCCGATCGCCACGCACAGGAACGCGGCGAGCAGCCCCACGGTGAGCGACACGCGCGCCCCGTACACGAGCAGCGCGAGCACGCT is a genomic window containing:
- a CDS encoding ABC transporter permease — encoded protein: MTTETAPADKAGNPRALARARKRQSLARFWTSYRSHKSGLWGLGLLILIALIAIFAPVLVGADSQSVTDADGAPLAGPSGEIPLGTDQFGRSVLALLVYGARVSLTVGLLAAFLCVAIGTVVGIVAGHFHGWYSTVLMRVTDWFLVMPTLVLAIALATVMDRSMWTVIIAIGVTTWPTTARLVRAQTLAVESRPYIERARALGGGHGHIMLRHVLPNVMPLVLAQTTMIISSAILTEATLAFLGLSDPTITSWGGMLQDAREAGAVSAGDWWYLAPPGIAIAVVALSFTLCGRAVESVLNPKLGVRS
- a CDS encoding ABC transporter ATP-binding protein, which codes for MTLLEVRDLHVTYAGGGRAVRGVDLSLEAGQKLGIAGESGCGKSTLALALLRLLPASAKVTGEILLNGEDVLAMKWGRLRAVRWAGASIVFQGAMHSLNAVHRIGDQIAEPILLHRKTTPDEAKKKVAELLEHVGLPAARAAAYPHELSGGQRQRVMIAMALACDPELIIADEPTTALDVMIQAQILRLIEQLVAEQDLGLIMISHDLAVLSDTCDRLAVMYAGRVVEEGPAGEVYENAVHPYGRALSAAFPTIGDPASRFAPRGLPGDPPDPAALPSGCTFHPRCPVALDVCASEDQVLREAGPGRRAACVHVESGDSPAQGVEAGSKTA
- a CDS encoding ABC transporter ATP-binding protein produces the protein MTESLLSADRLQVTFPGRRGAPAARAVDGVDLDIAPGEIVALVGESGCGKTSLARTLLGLERPTSGRVTFAGEPLDYASRALKAYRKRVQLVLQDPSGSLNPRHTVYEAVAEGLRIHGYAGDERAAVADALSRAGLRPPERFFLRYPHELSGGQRQRVVIAGALVLEPELIVADEPVASLDASVRGEILALILKLREELGLSALVVTHDLGLAWNIADRVAVMYLGRIVETGRVEDVLTSPQHPYTQALLSVLPEAPGEPVVLTGEAPDPSRIPGGCRFHARCQILAGGEAERAGVADKCRTEDLPVLSGGGASQVACHWAAARVAAE